The Terriglobia bacterium genome segment CAAACGTCACCGCGCCCATCTTCTGCAGCGCCAGCATTCCCTGGACGTGCCGCGCGATCGAATCGAGACTTCGCTCCTGGTAGCTCTCGGGATCGCGCGCGCGCAACTCCGCCGCCTGCTCCACGGTCAGCCCTTGCGGGATGTATCCATTCAGCGGATCGTGCGCGCTCGTCTGGTCGGTCAGGATGTCGGGCACCACGCCGCGCGCCGCCAACTCAGGAATGACGTCAGCGCAATTTCCCACCAGGCCGACCGACACATTCTCCTTCTTGCGCACCGCGTTCTTCAGGATGCGCAGCGCCTCATCCAGCGACGTGACCATGAAATCGCAATACCCGGTCTTCAGCCGCTTCTTGATCCGCTCCGGATCGACCTCGACGCCGAGAAACGCCGCGCCCGTCATGGTGGCCGCCAGCGGCTGCGCTCCGCCCATGCCACCCATGCCGCCCGAGACAATCAGCTTCCCTTCCAGCTCGCCGCCGAGACTCTTCTCGCCCGCCGCCGAGAACGTCTCGAACGTGCCCTGGATAATGCCCTGCGAGCCGATATAAATCCACGATCCCGCCGTCATCTGGCCGTACATCATCAACCCGGCGCGTTCCAGTTCGCGGAATCTTTCCCAGTTCGACCAATGCCCCACCAGGTTAGAATTCGCGATCAGCACCCGTGGCGCGTACTCGTGCGTCCGGAAAATCCCCACCGGCTTGCCCGACTGCACCAGCAGCGTCTCGTCGTTGTCCAGCGACTTCAGCGCCCTGACGATGGCGTGAAAACACTCCCAACTGCGCGCCGCACGCCCTGTGCCGCCATAGACCACCAAGTCGCACGGACGCTCGCCAACCTCTTCATCGAGGTTGTTCATCAGCATGCGCATGGCGGCTTCCTGCTGCCATCCCTTGCAGGTAATCTGCGTACCGCGCGGCGCCTTCACCGGAACATATGTGCTCTGCGTGATTTCCGTCTCCACCGGCATAATGGCAAGAATGGTAGTCCTGCGTGGCTTCAGGGTTCAACTGGGATGGGTCCAGTGGCGTAAGGACGCACGTGTCATTTAGCAATTGGCGATTTAGTGATTTCGTGTCCCGCAGCAACACTCTTCCGATCACTAAATCACAAATTGCTAATTCACCAAATGGAAGTTTGAACTCGAAAACCAGCGCATCACCAGGTGGAATACGCCGTCCCGTCCGAGGCCATCAGGTTCGACCCGCTGTGCACATCCGTAATGCCGGGCTGGCTCTGGTCAACGCTGATCAGCACGTCTTCCTGCGCGATCTGCCAGGTTTCGCGCGAATTGGTGAAAGGATCTTTCGGGATCTCGCGCAGGTAGCCTTCCTGCACCAGGTCTTGGAGAGCCTGCGGCGCTTTTGCCTTGTCCATGGTGTACGAATCAATCGCGGAGCGCATGGCAAACAGGTCCTGCCGAAGCACCGCTTCCCTGGCCGCTAGGATGGACCGGGTGTATACCGGCACGGCGATCGACACCAGGATCAGAATGATGCTGATCACCACCATCATCTCGATGATGGTGAATCCCCGCGATTTCTTGCGTAGCACCAATATTTCTTACCAGTCCCTCAGATCGCCTGATCGCGCTATGCCTACCAATCCGAGTACTTCGTCGAATCCAGTCCCGTCCCGGTAGACTGGCTGAACACGTCAAAGACGTTGTCGCCGCACCAGGACTGCGAATCCGGATCGTCCTTCATGCAACGCTTGCCCCAATCGTCCTTGCCGGTCATGGGATCGATGGGAATCCTGCGCAGAAAACGCACTTTCTTGCCGCCGACATCCACTCCTTTGACCAGCGTATCCAGGTCCGGCGGATACCCTTCGGTTCCCAGCTTCACCTGGAACGCGCCGCGGTCGGCCGCATCCTTATAGCGATCTATCGCGTCGCGCATCTCCCACAGCGCCCGCCGCAGATCGCGTTCCTTTTCGCGCCGGATTCGCACCCGCGCAATCGGGATCGCCGCCCCCGTCAGGATCGCCAGGATGGTGATGGCGACAATCAACTCAACCAGCGTCAGCCCGCTTTGCCGACACCACCGCCGCGCTCGCTGTTTCACGTTATTCTCAGAAATGTGCAAAAGGCACAACTCACCGGGAAAAATTGCTTTCCCTATTCTAACCGAGCACACCTGACTGCGAGAATAATAGCTTCCGGTGGCGTCTTCAGGCTGAAGCCTTGGGCTACTTCACCGTTACCATTGCCTGCCCTAAGGATACCTGCACCGGTTGCATGGCGGGATCGCGCGCCGCTGCCCGAGTAATGATCAACGATGACTGTCCCGGCGCCTTCGCCATGAAGGTCAGCGTGAACACGGTCCCCTGTCCGGAAACACCCCCGGATCCCGGCGGCCGCGTCGCCGAGATCTGCTCCAGCCCGGGGGCATCCTCGCGATGCACAATCACCACCGGCTGCCCGTCGCGGGATAAGAATGTTCCATTGGAAACGTTGAGCAACTGCAGAGATTTCGGATCGTAGCTGACCTGCACCGGCACGGAATAGACATTGTTGGCGCCGTTGACCGTGACATTCACCGCAAACGTGGAGCCCACCGGCTGTGACACCTGCGGCGGATCGAAGCTCAGGATGGCCGCGCCCGTCGTGCCCGGGGCCGGCGGCGGCGCAGCCTGGGTCGCGGGC includes the following:
- a CDS encoding type II secretion system GspH family protein, which produces MKQRARRWCRQSGLTLVELIVAITILAILTGAAIPIARVRIRREKERDLRRALWEMRDAIDRYKDAADRGAFQVKLGTEGYPPDLDTLVKGVDVGGKKVRFLRRIPIDPMTGKDDWGKRCMKDDPDSQSWCGDNVFDVFSQSTGTGLDSTKYSDW
- a CDS encoding prepilin-type N-terminal cleavage/methylation domain-containing protein: MVLRKKSRGFTIIEMMVVISIILILVSIAVPVYTRSILAAREAVLRQDLFAMRSAIDSYTMDKAKAPQALQDLVQEGYLREIPKDPFTNSRETWQIAQEDVLISVDQSQPGITDVHSGSNLMASDGTAYSTW
- the hutU gene encoding urocanate hydratase; its protein translation is MPVETEITQSTYVPVKAPRGTQITCKGWQQEAAMRMLMNNLDEEVGERPCDLVVYGGTGRAARSWECFHAIVRALKSLDNDETLLVQSGKPVGIFRTHEYAPRVLIANSNLVGHWSNWERFRELERAGLMMYGQMTAGSWIYIGSQGIIQGTFETFSAAGEKSLGGELEGKLIVSGGMGGMGGAQPLAATMTGAAFLGVEVDPERIKKRLKTGYCDFMVTSLDEALRILKNAVRKKENVSVGLVGNCADVIPELAARGVVPDILTDQTSAHDPLNGYIPQGLTVEQAAELRARDPESYQERSLDSIARHVQGMLALQKMGAVTFDYGNNIRTMAFERGVKNAYDFPGFVPAYIRPLFCEGRGPFRWVALSGEASDIHVTDDLVLELFPDNRILSRWINLARKRIKFQGLPARICWLGYGERAQFGLAMNELVKKGKIKAPIVIGRDHLDTGSVASPFRETEGMKDGTDAVADWPLLNAMLNTASGASWVSIHNGGGVGIGYSQHAGQVTVADGTDAMAKRIERVLTNDPGIGVARHVDAGYQEAIDFAKRKDVRIPMRGEGK